Below is a window of Bombus pyrosoma isolate SC7728 linkage group LG14, ASM1482585v1, whole genome shotgun sequence DNA.
TTACTACAAGTGTTTcctattgtacatattttctacgtttttgTAATATCTTACGATTTACACTTGGATTTCGAGTACTGTTACACGATAAACAATTCGAAAGACTGTTAGCTAACAGCAGTAATCACTGCAACGGCTGCATAGAAAGAATTGGTCGCGATGGGGAATTAAGGAATTTGCGATGCAGATCATAGTACGGCATAGCCAAGAAGACACAAGGTTCATTCACTTCTCGTCTTCCTTATTCTATTCACGATGAACGCTGATTTACGGTCTCGGTAAAAAAAGCTATCGCGTCAAATCATTAAAGGCGTGTCGGAAATCAACGTTAACGTAACTGTACAAGCGAATTCGCGATGAGTAGGGTATTGAAATTGTTGTTGTAGCACGTGGATTTCTATCGAAGAGTGgaacgatgaaataaatcgAGGTCGAAATGAGAATCGTTTGATCCTGAGCCATCGATGATGCTTGAATTATTCTAGTCAAGGTCAAGGGACAGTTAGAATCCTTTCGGTCGGGGAAGATTGGACGTGAGCCAAGCAGTACGTAACTGTTCGACTGCTTATCTTTGCCGGTTTATGCGAAATTTTCAACCAAGGAAATCCACGCCTCTCGCCCTACAAAACGAAGCAGACTACGTCATGTTCGGCTATCCCGTTAAAACTATGGAGATTTAAACGCCACTGGATTTAAATTTATGGACACCGTTGATTCTTCGCTAGGAAATCGACAAAATTAACATCGGtttttgacaattttattgatatgaattatttcattttcagacACGGTGAACCGAAAACATGTGGGCAAGCCTATATACGTTAGGCGTTTTGATAGCGCTGATCTCACCGACGTCAGCTGATATTGGTAAGATCCTTTTCAttgatttgaaatttgaacTTGGAACTAGTTTGTAGTATTCACGATTCGCAGTCGAAGTTGGCATGAATGGTTCGAAGGACCTTTTAGAAGATGCACGAACTATCTATTTTCTTGACAAGCCCATTTACAGCGCGGCTCGCGGACGCGTGATACGCTTACCGATTCCATGGTGCATTGccatcatttttatttctccgtCATCTCAGTCAGCAACGTTGTTGTCCGCTGTGTCTTCAAACTGGTTTCGCGCGAGACGCGTGGCCTTGAGTGCATCGAAGGAAACTTACTTAAAGATCTTTACTAATGTAAAATTCTTTATGTCTACGTATCGCGAATTCAGACtcgaatattccaaatattccaatgttaatttttttcgTAAGAGAAACGTAAAAAGTATCAGACGATCgagtaaaattttctttcaatttacaaAGCCTATTTTTTgcctattattatttataatcatttctattatttcagCAAAAGGTCTGCCCTCGATACATCTGCCCTTGCCACATCTACCGAGTGGTTTTATGTGCATTGAAGTAGGATATCATGCCGATCCTAGCGACTGTAGAAGATTCTACCGATGTGTCGATTGGGGATTCGGAAAACCGCTGCAGATCTTTCAATTCGAGTGCGGTGTTGGAACAGTATTCTCCATGCGTAGGGGTAACATTTGTACTCTCCCTAACGACAGCGACCGCCCAGAGTGTGGTGGAAATATCATAAACAACAGTAATTCGACTGCGACTTCTCCGACCACAACAAAAATATGGGCGACCAATGGAACTGTCACAAATAGTAGAGTGCAAACAACTTCACAGACCACAACAAGTAGTAACCAATCTTCTGCAACAAGTGGAAAACCAGGGGATGACCAGGGTCGAGGACGATGCGTTCAAGAAGGATATTTTGCTGATGTGAATAactgtagaaaattttatagatgCGTTGAAGAAGGTTCtggtaattttgtaaaacatgAATTTGAATGTGGAGTTGGTACTGTCTGGGATCCAGATATACAAGGATGTAATCATCCTTGGGCTGTATCACGAGAAGACTGCAAGGAAGGCTCAGGGACAGCCGCTACTGGTAGTGGCGATGATAATGAACAATGGACCACAGATAATAGTGGACAATGGACAAACGGAACAGGCAGCCCTGGACAACCTGGAGACGCTACTAGTCAAACAGGACAACCTGTTTCTCCTGGTACTCCGGGCACTCCCGGTATTGAAGGTACATCAGGAACACCTGGTACTCCGGGTTCTCCGGGAACATCTGGTACTCCAGGTACTCCGGATACTCCGGGTACTCCGGGCACTCCGGGAACACCTGGCACCCCGGGCACTTCGGGAACACCTGGCACCCCGGGCACTTCTGGCAGTACAGGATCTGCTACAACTTCCAGCACTTCAGGTATGCCTGACGTCTCGGGAACTCCTGTTACACCTGGCATCTCAGGAACTCCTGGTGCACCTGACACCTCAGGAACTCCTGGTACACCTGGCACCCCTGGCACTCCTGTTACATCTGGCACCCCTGGCACTCCTGTTACATCTGGCACCTCTGGCACTCCTGTTACATCTGGCACCTCAGGAGCCCCTGGTACACCTGGCACACCTGGAAGCGTAGGCACCCCTATCACTCCAGGAAGTTCTGGTACCCCTGGCACATCTGGCACACCCGATAAACCTGGCACACCTGGCACACCTGGTACGCCTGGCACACCTGCAACACCCGGCACACCCGGCACACCCGGCACACCTGGAAGCCCAGGCACTCCAAGCACTCCAGGAAGTACTGGTACTCCCGGTACACCTGGCACATCTGGCACACCCGATAAACCTGGCACACCTGGCACACCTGGTACGCCTGGCACACCTGCAACACCCGGCACACCCGGCACACCCGGCACACCTGGAAGCCCAGACACTCCAAGCATTCCAGAAAGTACTGGTACTCCCGGTACACCTGGCTCACCTGGCACACCTGGCACACCTGGTACGCCTGGCACACCTGGTACGCCTGGCACACCTGGTACGCCTGGCACACCTGGTACGCCTGGCACACCTGGTACGCCTGGCACACCTGGTACGCCTGGCACACCTGGTACGCCTGGCACACCNCGGCACACCCGGCACACCTGGAAGCCCAGGCACTCCAAGCACTCCAGGAAGTACTAGTACTCCCGGTACACCTGGCACACCTGGCACACCCGGTAAACCTGGCACACCTGGCACACCTGGCACACCCGGCATACCTGCAAGCTCAGGCACTCAAAGCATTCCAGGAAGTCCTGGTGCCACAGGCACTCCTGGCTCACCTGGCACATCTGGAACTCCAGGTACTCCAGGCAGCCCAGGATCTCCTGGCACTTCTGGCACATCTGGAACATCGGACACCACAGGTACTGCGGTCACTAACAGTACCCCCGGTACACCAGCATGGCTTGGCTCATCCAGCACATCTGCATGGTCTAGCTCACCCGGACAACCTAACACCTCAGGAACACCCGTATACCTCGGAAATCCTACCAGTCCCGAAATTACTAGTACGACACCCACACCTAGCATAACAGAGGTACCCAACTATCTCAGCACTCCAAGCACGACAAGTAATTTCGAAACTTCGCAAACACCAGCAACAACAAGTAGTGGAATTGGAACAACCGCTACAACTGACACTTCTAGTGAATCTGACACTTCAGGCACTCCTGGCACTCCTAGTAAACCCGACAGTTCAGGCACTACACACACTAATAGCGAACCTAATAATCCAGGCACCTCTAGCACACCTAGTAAATCCGAGACTTCAAGTACTTCCAGTGAACACGATTCCTCAGGCACACCTAGTGAACCTGTAACTCCCGCCACACCCGGTACTGCAAACACATCCGGTTCTCCCGAAACTTCTGTAACACAAACGACATCCGATAGTGAAGGCGAACCTCCTCGCACGCCTGGTATACCCAGTGAACCTGTAACTCCCAGGACACCAGGTAATCCCGAAACTCCTGAAATACCATCGACGTCCAAAAGTGAAACTGGACTTCCTCCTACACCTGGTGTGGCCAGTGAGCTTCCAACTCCCAGGCCGCCAAGTCCTCTCAAATATCCCGAAACAGCAGCAACACCCGATGACGAATATGAACCTCCTCGTACACCTGGTATGCCTAATGAACCTGCAACTCCCAGAATCCCAGGTAGTCCCGATAGATATGAAACACTAACTACACACAATAGTGACGATGGACCACCTCATACAACCGGTATGCCCAGTATACCTCCAACTCCCAGGACGCCAAGTCATCTCATATCTTCTGAAACAGCAGCAACACCCGATAGTGAAACTGGACTTCCTCGTACACCTGACATGTCCAGTAAACCTCCAACTCCCNNNNNNNNNNNNNNNNNNNNNNNNNNNNNNNNNNNNNNNNNNNNNNNNNNNNNNNNNNNNNNNNNNNNNNNNNNNNNNNNNNNNNNNNNNNNNNNNNNNNNNNNNNNNNNNNNNNNNNNNNNNNNNNNNNNNNNNNNNNNNNNNNNNNNNNNNNNNNNNNNNNNNNNNNNNNNNNNNNNNNNNNNNNNNNNNNNNNNNNNNNNNNNNNNNNNNNNNNNNNNNNNNNNNNNNNNNNNNNNNNNNNNNNNNNNNNNNNNNNNNNNNNNNNNNNNNNNNNNNNNNNNNNNNNNNNNNNNNNNNNNNNNNNNNNNNNNNNNNNNNNNNNNNNNNNNNNNNNNNNNNNNNNNNNNNNNNNNNNNNNNNNNNNNNNNNNNNNNNNNNNNNNNNNNNNNNNNNNNNNNNNNNNNNNNNNNNNNNNNNNNNNNNNNNNNNNNNNNNNNNNNNNNNNNNNNNNNNNNNNNNNNNNNNNNNNNNNNNNNNNNNNNNNNNNNNNNNNNNNNNNNNNNNNNNNNNNNNNNNNNNNNNNNNNNNNNNNNNNNNNNNNNNNNNNNNNNNNNNNNNNNNNNNNNNNNNNNNNNNNNNNNNNNNNNNNNNNNNNNNNNNNNNNNNNNNNNNNNNNNNNNNNNNNNNNNNNNNNNNNNNNNNNNNNNNNNNNNNNNNNNNNNNNNNNNNNNNNNNNNNNNNNNNNNNNNNNNNNNNNNNNNNNNNNNNNNNNNNNNNNNNNNNNNNNNNNNNNNNNNNNNNNNNNNNNNNNNNNNNNNNNNNNNNNNNNNNNNNNNNNNNNNNNNNNNNNNNNNNNNNNNNNNNNNNNNNNNNNNNNNNNNNNNNNNNNNNNNNNNNNNNNNNNNNNNNNNNNNNNNNNNNNNNNNNNNNNNNNNNNNNNNNNNNNNNNNNNNNNNNNNNNNNNNNNNNNNNNNNNNNNNNNNNNNNNNNNNNNNNNNNNNNNNNNNNNNNNNNNNNNNNNNNNNNNNNNNNNNNNNNNNNNNNNNNNNNNNNNNNNNNNNNNNNNNNNNNNNNNNNNNNNNNNNNNNNNNNNNNNNNNNNNNNNNNNNNNNNNNNNNNNNNNNNNNNNNNNNNNNNNNNNNNNNNNNNNNNNNNNNNNNNNNNNNNNNNNNNNNNNNNNNNNNNNNNNNNNNNNNNNNNNNNNNNNNNNNNNNNNNNNNNNNNNNNNNNNNNNNNNNNNNNNNNNNNNNNNNNNNNNNNNNNNNNNNNNNNNNNNNNNNNNNNNNNNNNNNNNNNNNNNNNNNNNNNNNNNNNNNNNNNNNNNNNNNNNNNNNNNNNNNNNNNNNNNNNNNNNNNNNNNNNNNNNNNNNNNNNNNNNNNNNNNNNNNNNNNNNNNNNNNNNNNNNNNNNNNNNNNNNNNNNNNNNNNNNNNNNNNNNNNNNNNNNNNNNNNNNNNNNNNNNNNNNNNNNNNNNNNNNNNNNNNNNNNNNNNNNNNNNNNNNNNNNNNNNNNNNNNNNNNNNNNNNNNNNNNNNNNNNNNNNNNNNNNNNNNNNNNNNNNNNNNNNNNNNNNNNNNNNNNNNNNNNNNNNNNNNNNNNNNNNNNNNNNNNNNNNNNNNNNNNNNNNNNNNNNNNNNNNNNNNNNNNNNNNNNNNNNNNNNNNNNNNNNNNNNNNNNNNNNNNNNNNNNNNNNNNNNNNNNNNNNNNNNNNNNNNNNNNNNNNNNNNNNNNNNNNNNNNNNNNNNNNNNNNNNNNNNNNNNNNNNNNNNNNNNNNNNNNNNNNNNNNNNNNNNNNNNNNNNNNNNNNNNNNNNNNNNNNNNNNNNNNNNNNNNNNNNNNNNNNNNNNNNNNNNNNNNNNNNNNNNNNNNNNNNNNNNNNNNNNNNNNNNNNNNNNNNNNNNNNNNNNNNNNNNNNNNNNNNNNNNNNNNNNNNNNNNNNNNNNNNNNNNNNNNNNNNNNNNNNNNNNNNNNNNNNNNNNNNNNNNNNNNNNNNNNNNNNNNNNNNNNNNNNNNNNNNNNNNNNNNNNNNNNNNNNNNNNNNNNNNNNNNNNNNNNNNNNNNNNNNNNNNNNNNNNNNNNNNNNNNNNNNNNNNNNNNNNNNNNNNNNNNNNNNNNNNNNNNNNNNNNNNNNNNNNNNNNNNNNNNNNNNNNNNNNNNNNNNNNNNNNNNNNNNNNNNNNNNNNNNNNNNNNNNNNNNNNNNNNNNNNNNNNNNNNNNNNNNNNNNNNNNNNNNNNNNNNNNNNNNNNNNNNNNNNNNNNNNNNNNNNNNNNNNNNNNNNNNNNNNNNNNNNNNNNNNNNNNNNNNNNNNNNNNNNNNNNNNNNNNNNNNNNNNNNNNNNNNNNNNNNNNNNNNNNNNNNNNNNNNNNNNNNNNNNNNNNNNNNNNNNNNNNNNNNNNNNNNNNNNNNNNNNNNNNNNNNNNNNNNNNNNNNNNNNNNNNNNNNNNNNNNNNNNNNNNNNNNNNNNNNNNNNNNNNNNNNNNNNNNNNNNNNNNNNNNNNNNNNNNNNNNNNNNNNNNNNNNNNNNNNNNNNNNNNNNNNNNNNNNNNNNNNNNNNNNNNNNNNNNNNNNNNNNNNNNNNNNNNNNNNNNNNNNNNNNNNNNNNNNNNNNNNNNNNNNNNNNNNNNNNNNNNNNNNNNNNNNNNNNNNNNNNNNNNNNNNNNNNNNNNNNNNNNNNNNNNNNNNNNNNNNNNNNNNNNNNNNNNNNNNNNNNNNNNNNNNNNNNNNNNNNNNNNNNNNNNNNNNNNNNNNNNNNNNNNNNNNNNNNNNNNNNNNNNNNNNNNNNNNNNNNNNNNNNNNNNNNNNNNNNNNNNNNNNNNNNNNNNNNNNNNNNNNNNNNNNNNNNNNNNNNNNNNNNNNNNNNNNNNNNNNNNNNNNNNNNNNNNNNNNNNNNNNNNNNNNNNNNNNNNNNNNNNNNNNNNNNNNNNNNNNNNNNNNNNNNNNNNNNNNNNNNNNNNNNNNNNNNNNNNNNNNNNNNNNNNNNNNNNNNNNNNNNNNNNNNNNNNNNNNNNNNNNNNNNNNNNNNNNNNNNNNNNNNNNNNNNNNNNNNNNNNNNNNNNNNNNNNNNNNNNNNNNNNNNNNNNNNNNNNNNNNNNNNNNNNNNNNNNNNNNNNNNNNNNNNNNNNNNNNNNNNNNNNNNNNNNNNNNNNNNNNNNNNNNNNNNNNNNNNNNNNNNNNNNNNNNNNNNNNNNNNNNNNNNNNNNNNNNNNNNNNNNNNNNNNNNNNNNNNNNNNNNNNNNNNNNNNNNNNNNNNNNNNNNNNNNNNNNNNNNNNNNNNNNNNNNNNNNNNNNNNNNNNNNNNNNNNNNNNNNNNNNNNNNNNNNNNNNNNNNNNNNNNNNNNNNNNNNNNNNNNNNNNNNNNNNNNNNNNNNNNNNNNNNNNNNNNNNNNNNNNNNNNNNNNNNNNNNNNNNNNNNNNNNNNNNNNNNNNNNNNNNNNNNNNNNNNNNNNNNNNNNNNNNNNNNNNNNNNNNNNNNNNNNNNNNNNNNNNNNNNNNNNNNNNNNNNNNNNNNNNNNNNNNNNNNNNNNNNNNNNNNNNNNNNNNNNNNNNNNNNNNNNNNNNNNNNNNNNNNNNNNNNNNNNNNNNNNNNNNNNNNNNNNNNNNNNNNNNNNN
It encodes the following:
- the LOC122574988 gene encoding sialidase-like; protein product: MWASLYTLGVLIALISPTSADIAKGLPSIHLPLPHLPSGFMCIEVGYHADPSDCRRFYRCVDWGFGKPLQIFQFECGVGTVFSMRRGNICTLPNDSDRPECGGNIINNSNSTATSPTTTKIWATNGTVTNSRVQTTSQTTTSSNQSSATSGKPGDDQGRGRCVQEGYFADVNNCRKFYRCVEEGSGNFVKHEFECGVGTVWDPDIQGCNHPWAVSREDCKEGSGTAATGSGDDNEQWTTDNSGQWTNGTGSPGQPGDATSQTGQPVSPGTPGTPGIEGTSGTPGTPGSPGTSGTPGTPDTPGTPGTPGTPGTPGTSGTPGTPGTSGSTGSATTSSTSGSPGATGTPGSPGTSGTPGTPGSPGSPGTSGTSGTSDTTGTAVTNSTPGTPAWLGSSSTSAWSSSPGQPNTSGTPVYLGNPTSPEITSTTPTPSITEVPNYLSTPSTTSNFETSQTPATTSSGIGTTATTDTSSESDTSGTPGTPSKPDSSGTTHTNSEPNNPGTSSTPSKSETSSTSSEHDSSGTPSEPVTPATPGTANTSGSPETSVTQTTSDSEGEPPRTPGIPSEPVTPRTPGNPETPEIPSTSKSETGLPPTPGVASELPTPRPPSPLKYPETAATPDDEYEPPRTPGMPNEPATPRIPGSPDRYETLTTHNSDDGPPHTTGMPSIPPTPRTPSHLISSETAATPDSETGLPRTPDMSSKPPTP